GACCGGGGGAAGATGCTGGCCCGCGAGCGCATCGAGCTGCTGCTCGACCCCGGCAGCTTCCACGAGCTCGACGTGCTGGCCCGCCGGCCCAGCGAATCGGGCTTCGACGACCGGCCCTACACGGACGGCGTGATCACCGGCTGGGGCACGGTCGAGGGTCGCAAGATCTTCGTGTTCGCCCAGGACTTCACGGTCTTCGGCGGCGCCCTCGGCGAGGTGTTCGCCGACAAGATCCACAAGCTGATGGACCTGGCGCTCAAGGTGGGCGCCCCGGTCGTCGGCCTGAACGACGGCGCCGGCGCCCGCATCCAGGAGGGCGTGGTCAGCCTCGACAGCTACGGCGGCATCTTCTACCGCAACGTGCAGTCGTCGGGCGTCGTCCCCCAGATCAGCGTGATCATGGGCCCGTGCGCCGGCGGAGCGGTCTACTCCCCCGCCATGACCGACTTCGTGTTCATGGTCGAGGACACCTCGTACATGTTCATCACCGGCCCCGACGTGGTGAAGACCGTGACCGGCGAGGAGGTCACCCAGCAGGAGCTGGGCGGCGCCCTCGCCCACGCCTCCCGCTCCGGCGTGTGCCACTTCACCAGCCCGGACGACAAGGCCTGCATCGACGACGTCCGCTACCTGCTGAGCTTCCTGCCCTCCAACAACCTGGAGGAGCCCCCGCAGGTCACCCCGGCCGACGACCCCGAGCGCCTCTGCCCCGAGCTGCGCGACCTCATCCCGCCCACGTCGAACCAGCCCTACGACATGCACCGGGTGATCGACGCGGTGGTCGACGAGGGCGAGTTCTTCGAGTACGCGGCCCGCTGGGCGCCCAACATCCTCTGCGGCTACGCCCGCCTCGACGGCCAGCCCGTCGGCATCATCGGCAACCAGCCCATGCACCTGGCCGGCGTGCTCGACATCGAGTCGTCCGAGAAGGCGGCCCGCTTCGTCCGCACGTGCGACGCCTTCAACATCCCGCTGGTCACGTTCGTCGACGTGCCCGGGTTCCTCCCCGGCGTCGACCAGGAGCACGGCGGCATCATCCGCCACGGCGCCAAGCTGCTCTACGC
This window of the Acidimicrobiales bacterium genome carries:
- a CDS encoding acyl-CoA carboxylase subunit beta gives rise to the protein MAEHAMSERLADLARRKEEAFAPGSEAARQRQHDRGKMLARERIELLLDPGSFHELDVLARRPSESGFDDRPYTDGVITGWGTVEGRKIFVFAQDFTVFGGALGEVFADKIHKLMDLALKVGAPVVGLNDGAGARIQEGVVSLDSYGGIFYRNVQSSGVVPQISVIMGPCAGGAVYSPAMTDFVFMVEDTSYMFITGPDVVKTVTGEEVTQQELGGALAHASRSGVCHFTSPDDKACIDDVRYLLSFLPSNNLEEPPQVTPADDPERLCPELRDLIPPTSNQPYDMHRVIDAVVDEGEFFEYAARWAPNILCGYARLDGQPVGIIGNQPMHLAGVLDIESSEKAARFVRTCDAFNIPLVTFVDVPGFLPGVDQEHGGIIRHGAKLLYAYCESSVPRIQVVTRKAYGGAYVVMNAKSIGADLAFAWPSAELAVMGPQAAVEIAYRKEITASTDPVARKAELVEEYTERFANPYQAAERGYIDDVIDPAETRTKLIASLELLRSKREELPQRKHGNVPL